One genomic window of Erinaceus europaeus chromosome 7, mEriEur2.1, whole genome shotgun sequence includes the following:
- the NCL gene encoding nucleolin, which produces MVKLAKAGKNQGEPKKMAPPPKEVEEDSEDEDMSEDEEDDSTGEEEEVVIPQKKGKKGTTAPAKKGVASPAKKSAAATPAKKAVVTPGKKAVAAQAKKAPTPAKAVATTGKKGATPAKAVATPGKKGAVTPAKGAKNGKNAKKEESEEEDEEDSEEEDEEDEDDEEDEEPEPVVKKTVAAAPASEDEEDEDDEEEEEEDEEEEEDDSEEEAMETTPPKGKKAAVKAAPVKTKDVVEEEAEEEEDDEDEEDEDEEDDEEEEEEEEEEEEPVKEAPGKRKKDMAKQKAAPEAKKQKVEGTEPTTSFNLFVGNLNFNKTAPELKTGISDVFAKNDIAVVDVRIGMSRKFGYVDLESAEDLEKALELTGLKIFGNEIKLEKPKGKDSRKERDTRTLLAKNLPYKLTQEELKEIFEDAVDIRLVSRDGKSKGMAYIEFKTEAEAEKNFEEKQGTEVDGRSISLYYTGEKGQNPEYRGGKNAWSGESKTLVLSNLSYSATEETLQEVFEKATNIKVPQNQNGKSKGYAFIEFASNEDAREALNSCNKKEIEGRAIRLELQGPRASPNARNQPTKTLFVKGLSEETTEETLKESFDGSVRARIVTDRETGSSKGFGFVDFNSEEDAKAAKEAMEDGEIDGNKVTLDWAKPKGEGGFGGRGGGRGGFGGRGGGRGGRGGFGGRGGGRGGFGGRGGFRGGRGGGGDHKPQGKKTKFE; this is translated from the exons ATGGTGAAGCTCGCCAAG GCTGGTAAGAATCAAGGTGAGCCTAAGAAAATGGCTCCTCCACCAAAGGAAGTAGAAGAAGATAGTGAAGATGAGGACATGTcagaagatgaagaagatgacAGCactggagaagaggaggag GTTGTTATCCCTCAGAAAAAAGGCAAAAAGGGAACCACAGCTCCAGCAAAGAAGGGAGTGGCTTCTCCAGCAAAAAAGAGTGCAGCTGCCACACCAGCCAAGAAAGCAGTTGTCACTCCAGGCAAAAAGGCAGTGGCTGCACAGGCCAAGAAAGCACCTACCCCAGCCAAAGCTGTGGCGACCACTGGCAAGAAGGGAGCCACCCCAGCCAAAGCTGTGGCGACCCCTGGCAAGAAGGGGGCAGTAACCCCTGCCAAGGGAGCAAAGAACGGTAAGAATGCCAAAAAGGAAGAGAGtgaagaggaggatgaagaagatagtgaagaggaggatgaagaggatgAGGACGACGAGGAGGATGAAGAACCTGAACCAGTTGTGAAGAAAACAGTTGCTGCTGCCCCAGCTTCAGAGGATGAGGAAGACGAAGatgacgaggaggaggaggaggaagatgaggaggaagaggaagatg ACTCTGAAGAAGAGGCCATGGAGACCACACCACCGAAAGGGAAGAAGGCTGCTGTCAAAGCTGCTCCTGTGAAGACCAAGGATGTGGTTGAGGAGGAAgccgaggaggaagaggatgatgaGGATGAGGAAGATGAAGATGAGGAAGacgatgaggaagaagaggaggaggaggaggaggaagaag AGCCCGTGAAAGAAGCACCTGGAAAACGGAAGAAGGACATGGCCAAACAAAAAGCAGCTCctgaagcaaagaaacaaaaagtagaag GCACAGAACCAACTACATCTTTCAACCTCTTTGTTGGAAATTTGAATTTCAACAAAACAGCTCCTGAATTAAAAACTGGCATCAGTGACGTTTTTGCTAAAAATGACATTGCTGTTGTAGATGTCAGAATTGGGATGTCCAG GAAATTTGGCTATGTGGACTTGGAATCTGCTGAAGACCTGGAGAAAGCCTTGGAACTCACTGGTTTAAAAATCTTTGGCAATGAAATTAAACTAGAAAAACCCAAGGGGAAGGATAGCAGAAAAG AACGAGACACAAGGACACTTCTGGCTAAAAATCTGCCTTATAAACTCACTCAGGAAGAATTGAAAGAAATCTTTGAAGATGCTGTGGACATCAGGCTAGTCAGCAGAGACGGGAAGAGTAAAGG GATGGCTTATATTGAATTTAAGACGGAAGCTGAAGCAGAGAAAAACTTTGAAGAAAAGCAAGGAACAGAAGTAGATGGCCGATCTATTTCCCTGTACTACACTGGAGAGAAGGGGCAAAACCCAGAATACAGAGGCGGGAAGAATGCCTGGAGTG GTGAGTCCAAAACTTTGGTTTTGAGCAACCTTTCCTACAGTGCAACAGAGGAAACACTCCAGGAAGTATTTGAGAAGGCAACTAATATTAAAGTACCCCAGAACCAAAATGGCAAATCTAAAGG GTATGCATTTATAGAATTTGCTTCAAATGAAGACGCTAGAGAAGCTTTAAATTCCTGTAATAAGAAGGAAATTGAGGGCAGAGCAATCAGGTTGGAGTTGCAGGGACCCAGGGCGTCTCCCAATGCAAGAAACC agccaACCAAAACTCTGTTTGTCAAGGGTCTGTCAGAGGAAACTACAGAGGAGACATTAAAGGAGTCATTTGATGGTTCTGTACGGGCGAGGATAGTCACTGATCGGGAGACAGGTTCCTCCAAAGG GTTTGGCTTCGTAGATTTCAACAGTGAGGAAGATGCCAAAGCTGCCAAGGAGGCCATGGAAGATGGGGAAATTGACGGAAACAAAGTCACTTTGGACTGGGCCAAGCCGAAGGGTGAAGGCGGCTTTGGGGGTCGCGGCGGAGGCAGAGGTGGTTTCGGTGGCAGGGGCGGTGGCCGAGGAGGCAGAGGAGGTTTCGGCGGCAGGGGCGGTGGCCGAGGAGGCTTTGGAG GACGAGGTGGCTTCCGGGGAGGCAGAGGCGGCGGTGGAGACCACAAGCCACAAGGGAAGAAGACGAAGTTTGAATAG
- the LOC103111041 gene encoding uncharacterized protein KIAA1143 homolog encodes MSRRDRVAYVWPAEPAFLARLRERVGRAEGPTVDTKRIQPLVPDEDGDRSDQEDEQPQVVVLRKGDLTADEVMKIKAEIKAAKADEEPASADGRIMYRKPVKRSTGEKYSGLTASSKKKKTNEGETDKQDSVKKNTQKQVKNSSLLSFDNEDEND; translated from the coding sequence ATGAGTCGACGCGACCGGGTGGCCTACGTGTGGCCGGCCGAGCCCGCCTTCCTGGCCCGCCTGAGGGAGCGCGTGGGCCGCGCGGAGGGGCCGACCGTGGACACCAAGAGAATTCAGCCTCTGGTCCCAGATGAAGATGGTGACCGCAGTGACCAAGAAGATGAACAGCCCCAAGTGGTGGTTTTAAGGAAGGGAGACCTGACAGCTGATGAGGTCATGAAGATCAAAGCAGAAATAAAAGCAGCCAAAGCAGATGAAGAACCAGCTTCAGCTGATGGAAGAATCATGTATCGAAAGCCAGTCAAGCGTTCCACTGGTGAAAAATATTCTGGATTAACAGCAagttccaaaaagaaaaagacaaatgaaGGTGAAACAGATAAACAGGACTCAGTTAAAAAGAACACACAGAAGCAAGTCAAAAACAGTAGTCTCCTTTCATTTGACAATGAAGATGAAAATGATTAA